tcttgtatttaaaggACTGGCATTTTTGTAAGTAAGTCTAAGCCATGGAAATTTTGTTAACTGATTTGTACAAGGTTTGATACATAATATTATTGAATGTTGCTTTTAAAAGGTCATTTCCAGGCCACAAGGCTTATACCACTCCAGAATGCTTCAGCTCTGACTGGCTAAATGAGTTTTGGGATCAACGTGAGGATGAATGCGACGACTATAGATTTGTGTACATGGGCCCTAAAGGAACCTGGTCAGTGTATACAGAGGGgatttattgtttattgtaCCAACTTCTGCAATTTTCTTGTCTTTTAGTCATATCTCTACATATGGTCAAATAGTCTCCTGTACAGCACCTCTTTATTTTAGACATTGCCCTTCTTATATTCTAGGGATCTTTACAGGCAATCTTACATATGATTTTTATCTATCTTACAGTATACAcaaaatattatatagaatATTTGACAAGAAGACCATAATTAATATGATGAGGTTGTGGTTTTGCAGGATTGTGTAATTCCAGAAAAGATCAATACTGGAAATTCTAGGggttggggagggggtcaAAGCACCAGGAAATTCCAGGGGGTGGTGGGGTATCAGGCATTTCATCTCAGGATTTCAAACAGTTACAAACAAGCCCTCACCTtcaacaaaaatgtttttagttcgtaacttaaaaaatgtttcaaagcTATGACATGCTGTTTTTGTATATTGCAGGACTCCATTTCATGCAGATGTGTTCAGGTTTGTGCAGCTGTAATGTTTCAACTGGATAAAATTCCTTCTTCCCTTGTGAAATGTGAGAGAGGAGATTAGAATGGGAATGTaaaatgttgttttattttttacacttTACAGGTCATACAGCTGGTCTGCAAATATTTGTGGCTCTAAAAAGTGGATAATATTTCCTCCAGCAGAGGAGAGGTATTTTTATGACAAACTTGGAAATCTTGCATATGATATTACATCTGAAGACTTGAGGAATCCAGAAAAATTCCCAAATGCAGCCAAGGCTAAACAGCCAATTGTCATCTTACAGAAAGAAGGAGAAGTGATATTCATACCAAGGTACATATTACAAAAGATTTGGGTTCATGAAGATGTGCTTTCTTATTACTCTTCTTTTTTGTGTCACATCAAATTTTCTGAAATGTATACAAGTCGAAGGCATAAAGAATTGGGAAGCCTTGTTTAAAAGGCTACTCAATAGATGAAGTATGATTTTAGGTGATCACTAATTATTTGGTAATCTGTTTTGGGTGATCCTGAAATTcctcaaaacacaataaaaaacagTGTTTTCATCAATGATAGGAGACTTGCATTAAgaaatcatgtgactttttgaaCAGCAAACTCATGCATGTTCCAGCTTTTTTtgcagcaaaataacaacaactaAGGCTAAGTTTAAACTTCTTATTATCCATGAGgcatattcaatgcaaatgcctATGAATTTGCCAATGCAAATTCCTAGATTACTCGACTTGAgccatttgcatgcattttcCTTGAATATGGCTCATGGATAAAacaacgtttgaacttagcctaagagCAATTTATTGAGCACCGATGAATaagccagaaagtttctttgtcaAGAAAAGTCTTAATTTTTTCATCACTCTCTAGCATCACGGCCGCaaccatttctgtgtttattttggctgaATTGTCCACACAAAAGGTCACATGACTTCTTAATTGCAGCCAATAGTTCAAGTCCAGTAAAGGGAGAGCATATCAAACTAACATATCAACTATCCGTCTTACATAAGTATGAATTGGATGGTGGACCTTGAATGTGTTTACTGATTTTATTTACTTTCCTATAGCGGATGGTTTCACCAGGTTCACAACATGGTTAGTAACCTTCCCCTCATTTGGGGATCAGCTTTAAGTTTCCACTTCAAAAGTTCTATAGGTTATCATTGTTGTTCTGTATAGTATGATACTGTCTGTATTAGGATTTATCTTCCGATAACCCTTACTTGGGTGTACTTTCCTTAAAACCCACGAGTAAGAACCTGAAAATTAAGAACCTCTTAGCATAAAAATTGCCATTACCCCCactaaaaacaagaaaacattaaTCATTTGTACACCTTTGCTTGCCCAAAACTATTTTAAAGCTAGTAAATATCATGCTTGTTCTATCAATTTCAGGAGGATACCATTTCAATAAACCACAATTGGACAAATGCATATGGTCTGATGTACATGTGGAAACATATTCAAGATGAACTTTTTAAGGTGTGCTGACCTGAAGCCTGCCGGCAAGTGGAGTGCCTGAACTGAACCACCTCCACCACaacacccccaccccacccccccaagGCCGCCTTGGTTCAGTAATAAGACTGTAAGGCCAAGGCTTACACcaaacataacaaaataaatatgtgTGATTGTGAATTATTGTCTGATATCCAATGTCTAGTGATAGCGAGGGCCTAGGACAGTATACAGTATGCATAAGTGAGGATCCAAAGATGGGATGGAAACAACAATGGTCTGTTATGATAGCAAATTGGATCTTTTAATGTCAACCACCTCTTTGGCCCAGACACCTAAGGGAAGCTTCTTTTGTAAGCAAAAGAATTCCTATTTCCTGAATGAGTGAAACTCTCATGCAATACCATGCTTCCTCTGTCCAGGTCAAGCAGAGTATAGAAGATTGCAAAGACATGCCTGAGTGGCACCTCCATTGTCAAGTAAGCCAAATGCTCAAATATCTTGCTCAACTCACCTTTTTTTTAGGTGCTCTTCTTATAAACATTGCCTACAAAGGCTTCGTAacaaatgaattaaaaaaacttgCAGGAGATCCATGAAGGAAGGATGCTTCGTATGCGGAGGGGAGAAGGTTTTGAAAGAGTATGCTTTGATGTTCTACTAACAGAACCAGCTACTCCTAGAAACAACTCTTTTTGGGCTATATTAGCTGGATAATATTTTTGGTCAGAATATCACTCAGTATCATGCACACATTCAGATATTAAAAAGCATTGTAACACAGCATCTTGCTTTGTCTTATGTTTTATATCCTTCAGGCTATGAAATATGTTAGAGACATATCCATTCCAGTtcctttttagttttctttagttttgctttggatttaattttttttttacactgcAACTCTAAAGTATTTTACATTTTCCCCATTGGTATTATTAGATATATTCTAGGTATATTAGATATTTTCTAGCTTATAACCAGTTTCACTCCACAGGTAATGCTCAGGGCAATTTCTGGAATACACTACCATGACTTTGTGCAGTTCTTAGCTCATATTGCCAAGCCAAGAATGGCCTGTATCAAGGTGTTAACACAAATAGCTACAATGAGCAATGAGAAAGTGAAGGAAACAGTTATGGGAAGACTCTTGGCAAAAAACCCTGTTTTCCTGGAATGGGTGGATTGTATTCTAAACCAAGAGAAAAAGAGAACTTTTCTTTATAAGTACTGTTTGTATGATATTTTACAGATTTCAAAATGTCTTTCAGAGGTAAAAGAAGATACTAGCTTTATGGAACTAGATGATAATACGTTGCTGGGCCAAgtgcttgatattttgacagACATTGAGGGTGTTCTATGTCAATCAGGTTTTGGTAACAAATAGATGAATCCAGCCCTGTTGTATGCTGTTTTTTCACAtgtcagcggctacacgtagtCTATGCCAGCTGTTGCAGCTGTCCCAACTCTTCAGTTGAAATAAGGCTTGTTAGAAATGATGTGTTAATATGATTTTTAAGGTCGGGTATGGATAGTTTAAATAAGCATATTCTATTTACTTGACTCAGCCTTGGCTGCATTCACCTTCCATACCGCTAGATTGGGATAGTTTAGGGAAagggtttaaaaaaaaacaatgagaaTCTAACATGTCAACTAATTAGGTAGAACTATGCTAACTTGaattaaaataactttttcCTATTCCCTCTTTAACAACACAAAGTGATTGGGTCCCATTTCAAGTCATTTTACTTCAATTTTGCTTGGAGTGAACACCAGGTAAATGCCTTATCTTTTCCTGCATGCTTAAGCGTGCCAGAGTTCCAGTATCTGATATCCTTGGATTTTATAATACCTGTGTAAGACCTATTTTAGACAATCACGCACTCCCGGCATactagtccagtcaatctgtgGTTTCAGGTGGAACTAATTGCAATAGAATTTCTCTCAACGGATTTCGAGCAAGTGATACAACCTTGTTAACATAGTCCCCCCAAATACTTTTGGTGGAACATCCTGGAATATGtgatttttacatttttgagcaaaaccacagggtacccgaatcgctaaaacaaaaaaaatgtaataaagtAAAAGTCTCAATTAGTACATTTAAAAGACCATTGGTCAAAGTTAATTAAAGACCTAGTTTGTAtatcaaaacaaaagcaaatgtatctttccaatattttttactttacaaaaaccacagggtacccgcgtcgAGAATACGAaataaatttgaaaatatGTCTGAATCAGAAAATTTCAATGGTCATTGGACAAAAATGATTAAAGACACAATTTGAGTATCGAAATAAAGCAACTTGTCCGTGTTTCATgtctatttcaaatattttctccCACAAACATATTTGTGCATTCTCAGCGTCAGTGACTGAAAtttgtaaaaacaaacttACATGTGACAGCAACTCAGTAGCTAGGGTTGTTATAGAAGGCGTGCCCTCTCGTCACCTCCCAGTGACTTCCGGGGTCTATCTAGGAAGACTAGTAGGCCCCTTCTACTTAGGACCTACATCATCGATCTACCAGACGCCACAGACAAAGGCACTAACACGCAGACGACACAATGCTATACCGAAGAATCTCTTCGATGAAGGACTGTGAAGCTCTTCAGGATGACCTAATAAGTCTAAACAAGTGAAGCGACGAAACAGATATCAACTTTGGCGCTAACAAGTGTTAATCTTGACAGTCTCACGAAAGAAATCGCCCACAATGGGGGACTTTCAGCTTGGCGCCACAAGTCTTCAGCGCATCAACAGTGAAAAAGGTCTCGGGGGCACAATATCGAGCAATCTCACATACACCCACATTCTATTTGTGTTGTCCAAGGCCAACAGAATGCTTTGTCTGCTCAAGAGGACATGTGTCCTAATTACAGATACAGGGTCAGGCGTACTCTATACCTGTCCCTTGTCAAGTCGCAGCTGTTTCGCCACTGAAGTCTGGTCCCCCGGCAGCGTAAGACTTAAAATGTCCTCCTAGAAATGTTAAAAGGCGAGCCACCCGTTGAATTCTAAGATCCAAGATCGGAGACTTGAGCTATAGAGCGACTTCTGAAAATCGATCTACTACCGTTGGTCTGAAACTTAACTCAGCTCAATAAGTTCTCTCGGGCTTGAATATTTCCTAAAGAATCACTATCAGGTCAACGTATTCAACGTAGACTTACCCTGTGCACATGGTCCATCACACGGAACTATGGCTGCCACCACAATTAGTTTTTAAATTCATTTTATCTccaatttgtttatttggggGTACGTCGTGCATGGGCATGGGAAAACTATTCTAGTAATAATCTATAAAGTTATAAATAAGTTTAATCTAGTAATAAATGagttttgtgttttcttgAGGTTTTACACTAGCCTTGCGTGCATTTGCACCGCACCATTTCTGCAAGGCAAGTCTGTTCGCACTGGCCCATCCTCAATTCTCAGGGAGGAGACTTGGTAGAATGTTCGCATGCTATGAAAAGAGACTGCTGCATGCGTCGGGGATAGAGAGTGGCCTCGGGTTCTATTTATGCCTACGAACATGCTGCAGCTTTCGCTTTTCATAGCTTACGAACATTCTACCGACTTCAACAGTGGAGAGGAGACTGTGATCTCCTAACTGAGAATAGGGGATGGGAACTTTCACATGGAAAGCTGGTGCCAATGCGAATAGACTTGCATCCAGCACAAGGATCGCTTATAGATACAATGCGGTGCAATTGCAAATCGGGTTGCGGCACTAGAAGATGAACCTGCAAGAAGAATGGTCTAGACTGTAGTGCGGCGTATAAAGTCAGACTTGTCACAATTCTGGACTAATCGAGCTAGTGCTAGACTTTCAATTTCATTAGAAGTGTAACTAGCTAAAGGACAGAGTTTTAGAGGCTTTTCCTAAGGCGCAGGATCAGTGATCGGTGGATCGTTATTGTCTCCTCAGGGATTTCTTTTCCAAACAGAGGATTTTTTCCTTTCTCAGGGACGTTTTCTTCGAGGTGCCGAAGAAACGAAGGTGTTATAAACAAGTGTACAAAAACTCTTGTGTCGACGATACTAGAGTCAACCTTAGGAGAGGACACGTTTAGCCCCAAACCTACCGTAAGCCAGAATTATTCTATGTAACTCACAAACGATCAGAAGGTTTTGAGCGCCATATCCGTAAACACCAGCCAAACTGCCGATCTATATTAGTTTGATATTCAttcttttacaaaataaaaacattaatcATGGAACTCTATCAGCTAGGGTTCGTCTGCTTCATACGATTGAGTGGTTAGAATTCAAGGTTGTCTCCCGGCGCCCCCTCTTGGGATAGAGCGAGGCTCTCGCCTCGGAAACATTTGTGATAATTTGATTTTAGAAATATCAAAGGGCCGTAatgaaaagataaacaaatgatCCGAGTTGTCAACAGGCAATGAAAAATCTCCCTCATCGGTAGCGGATTTTTTCTTGCTGACGGGCAAGGTTGAATTAAAGCTCTGTAACCCTTAATATAATACTTAAAGAACTGATTGAATGAAAATTTCTGTGAAAATTCATGTGCATCACCTATTTGTGCTTATTTGATGAGCGAAAATCAGTCATATTTGCATGTTAGCAAgagggaaataaataaaaaaaagccgcGTGGGGCCTGGGTTCCAGAAGGTTTTCCTTCGTCTGAAAATGTAGCTTTTTGTAGCTATTTATACGTTTTCTGATTCGAAATTCGATAAAGTACAGCTTAAATGATagaaatcgttttcaaatatgtGCATTTTGATCTTTTTTGTCTCATGAAAATGTATGAAAAtctcaccacagggtacccacaaAAAAAGGAATTGCTCTTATGGATCCGCTAAtggtaccggtgggcaccggtctcaatattGATTACCATCCTCTAGGCTATatttataccaagtttggtgcttttgtccgctGTGTATAGATTGAGCTCTTTTTGTGCGCTAAGCAACCTGACTAAAAGAAGACCTAGAACGCATTCAGAAACGCGCTCTCTCTATTGCATCGCCAGCGATGCCCTACCGCGACATATGCGTTAATTATGGTATATGCTAACTATATGACAGGCGCAAGGTTTTGTGTGACTAGCTCTTTATAgacaaattcgttgttgcgcgacctcccaaaatccaaaattcctttcttcgtttgggaaTTGCGCATGGTCTGACTACGCGCTTTGGATTCGCCgtggtcgcgcaacaacgaatttggctgtaattCTGTCCACTCTGATGTAGACCACAAACTACTGAAACTACAATCCTTTTTGTCACCTAGACAATTTCAtcatttccctgctagcagaggcctcttttctctgtatttcgctgggctggagttcgcgaggaaaagatacctctgccatgggtcgcaagttcgtttgatcaaaccgccgtccacgatcgtggacgagatccagagcgcatgctccgttcattaattactggacactatttgagcccacaatgactagcgcatgcataaaacgtatatccgctgcgggataataagcccgcattcgaaacggcgtcctccgtagaaatatcacgcgacgaattataaaagaagccattcaatgccttatctttattcagaattttctctcttttgactaacgagtcaatcttccgtttacaggttttgcatattcttctgggaatagctgatctaagtttaccaaaaagttttgtaacatttttttcgaatccaactgtgcgatatttacattaaagaaactcgcctgcccagatgtcttgaaattaatcccacaaacaagacaaaactcgtctttgctatgtttgttgttcaatctttttagtgacgttgtaggtgattgaaattgaacagttgttttcttttttcggagaggagaactaaccggagtttgattcatgatttccgactaaaccaatgcaaagcatattgacagctttcgcgcgatggtacgggttttggcacgtcggtcgcttattaacgctcacgcatgcgcaacagaaacagtttcgacccatggcagaggtatcttttcctcgcgaactccagcccagcgaaatacagagaaaagaggcctctgctagcagggaatttCATCATTACAACATTAGAAACAAACAACCTTTAAATCATCCAGCCATTAAAAACAAGAGTTTCAGCAGCACTTTTATCCCTTCAAtgtcaaataaataagtaGCTTTTAAACCTTTTATCTATTCTCTATATTtgtaaataagttttttttataattgtaCACTTACGCAATTCAGCCTTAGCAGGCTGCAATGTAAACATTTTAATAAATCTATCTACGCCACATTTCCAAAATTAGTAATTGGCCACACGTTttgtaccctggttccagagagacgttcgaggctctggaaccacgGTACacgttttgcaaaaaaaaatggtggCTATTatgaagaatttttttttttttgtaaactcTACATTAATCCCCATTATGTTTGTAAAACATTACAAAAGGATCTTCTAGAATGCTTTAGGACGCTATAAGTGATCGGTAGAAGACCCAAATTACAACAgtcagcaaaaaaaataccatggaAGCATCTAGAAAACTTGCGCTATTCGTATGTCCTGAGAAATAGAAGCTTCTAGAATGCTCTACTCGGTTCGGAGCCATAAATAGCTTTTGCGCAACAAGTCACATGATTCAGTTTTATCCAATCACTGAGGAGACACGGGGATGACGCAATACCGGCAAGCGAGGGATTTATAACGACCGGCGTTTTCGCTTTCGCACAAGGTTTAGCGTGATTTCTTCTTGTAGGCTCTTTCGTACTTTACTCTGTGAAATAGCGTCACAAATTTAGTTCGAAATGGCCAA
The sequence above is a segment of the Nematostella vectensis chromosome 2, jaNemVect1.1, whole genome shotgun sequence genome. Coding sequences within it:
- the LOC5508756 gene encoding 2-oxoglutarate and iron-dependent oxygenase JMJD4 isoform X1, with amino-acid sequence MADDVGEFPRVGKISYEAFLTDYLQPNKLCVFSCELTQEWKCRKEWVVNGEPNFEFLHQNFGNAIAPVADCNQECNGNHSKDTMSIAAFLEYWRKRRDVDADKPIGSSERILYLKDWHFCKSFPGHKAYTTPECFSSDWLNEFWDQREDECDDYRFVYMGPKGTWTPFHADVFRSYSWSANICGSKKWIIFPPAEERYFYDKLGNLAYDITSEDLRNPEKFPNAAKAKQPIVILQKEGEVIFIPSGWFHQVHNMEDTISINHNWTNAYGLMYMWKHIQDELFKVKQSIEDCKDMPEWHLHCQVMLRAISGIHYHDFVQFLAHIAKPRMACIKVLTQIATMSNEKVKETVMGRLLAKNPVFLEWVDCILNQEKKRTFLYKYCLYDILQISKCLSEVKEDTSFMELDDNTLLGQVLDILTDIEGVLCQSGFGNK
- the LOC5508756 gene encoding 2-oxoglutarate and iron-dependent oxygenase JMJD4 isoform X3 yields the protein MQPSAPSFLSNTDKPIGSSERILYLKDWHFCKSFPGHKAYTTPECFSSDWLNEFWDQREDECDDYRFVYMGPKGTWTPFHADVFRSYSWSANICGSKKWIIFPPAEERYFYDKLGNLAYDITSEDLRNPEKFPNAAKAKQPIVILQKEGEVIFIPSGWFHQVHNMEDTISINHNWTNAYGLMYMWKHIQDELFKVKQSIEDCKDMPEWHLHCQVMLRAISGIHYHDFVQFLAHIAKPRMACIKVLTQIATMSNEKVKETVMGRLLAKNPVFLEWVDCILNQEKKRTFLYKYCLYDILQISKCLSEVKEDTSFMELDDNTLLGQVLDILTDIEGVLCQSGFGNK
- the LOC5508756 gene encoding 2-oxoglutarate and iron-dependent oxygenase JMJD4 isoform X2, giving the protein MADDVGEFPRVGKISYEAFLTDYLQPNKLCVFSCELTQEWKCRKEWVVNGEPNFEFLHQNFGNAIAPVADCNQECNGNHSKDTMSIAAFLEYWRKRRDVDAGHKAYTTPECFSSDWLNEFWDQREDECDDYRFVYMGPKGTWTPFHADVFRSYSWSANICGSKKWIIFPPAEERYFYDKLGNLAYDITSEDLRNPEKFPNAAKAKQPIVILQKEGEVIFIPSGWFHQVHNMEDTISINHNWTNAYGLMYMWKHIQDELFKVKQSIEDCKDMPEWHLHCQVMLRAISGIHYHDFVQFLAHIAKPRMACIKVLTQIATMSNEKVKETVMGRLLAKNPVFLEWVDCILNQEKKRTFLYKYCLYDILQISKCLSEVKEDTSFMELDDNTLLGQVLDILTDIEGVLCQSGFGNK